In a single window of the Callithrix jacchus isolate 240 chromosome 1, calJac240_pri, whole genome shotgun sequence genome:
- the LOC100407248 gene encoding olfactory receptor 13C7: MQASNQSAVTEFVLLGLSAHPKLEKTFFVVILLMYLVILLGNGVLILVSVSSSHLHTPMYFFLGNPSFLDICYTTSSVPLVLDGFLTPRKTISFSACAVQMFLSFAMGATECVLLSMMAFDRYVAICNPLRYPVVMSKAAYVPMAASSWVAGGANYLVQISLAVQLPFCGDNVINHFTCEILAVLKLACADISINVISMGMANVIFLGVPVLLIFVSYFFILITILRIASAEGQRKAFSTCSAHLTVVVIFYGTILFMYAKPKSKDPLGANKKDVSDKLISLFYGVVTPMLNPIIYSLRNKDVKAAVRSLLSQKCFTQR, from the coding sequence ATGCAGGCATCCAACCAGTCTGCAGTGACAGAATTTGTCTTGCTTGGCCTCTCTGCCCATCCAAAACTAGAGAAAACGTTCTTTGTGGTCATCCTGCTGATGTACCTGGTGATCCTTCTGGGCAATGGGGTCCTCATCCTGGTGAGTGTATCCAGTTCCCACCTGCACACGCCCATGTACTTCTTCCTGGGGAACCCCTCCTTCCTGGACATCTGCTACACAACCTCTTCAGTCCCTCTGGTCCTGGATGGTTTTCTCACTCCCAGGAAAACCATCTCCTTCTCAGCCTGTGCAGTGCAGATGTTCCTCTCCTTTGCCATGGGAGCCACAGAGTGTGTGCTCCTGAGCATGATGGCGTTTGATCGCTATGTGGCCATCTGCAACCCCCTTAGGTACCCAGTAGTCATGAGCAAGGCTGCCTACGTGCCCATGGCTGCCAGCTCCTGGGTGGCTGGTGGAGCCAACTACTTGGTGCAGATCTCTCTTGCGGTACAGTTACCCTTCTGTGGGGACAATGTCATCAACCATTTCACCTGTGAGATCCTGGCAGTTCTGAAGTTGGCCTGTGCTGACATCTCCATCAATGTGATCAGCATGGGGATGGCCAATGTGATCTTCCTGGGGGTCCCAGTCCTCCTCATCTTTGTCTCCTACTTCTTCATACTCATCACCATCCTGAGGATCGCCTCAGCTGAAGGACAGCGAAAGGCCTTCTCCACTTGCTCTGCACATCTTACTGTGGTGGTCATTTTCTATGGGACTATTCTTTTCATGTATGCAAAGCCCAAGTCTAAGGACCCTCTGGGGGCAAACAAGAAGGATGTTTCAGACAAGCTCATCTCCCTCTTCTATGGGGTAGTGACCCCCATGCTCAACCCCATCATCTACAGCCTGAGGAACAAGGACGTGAAGGCTGCTGTGAGGAGCCTGCTGAGTCAGAAATGCTTCACCCAGCGATAG
- the LOC100406879 gene encoding olfactory receptor 13C7: protein MGNANQTASVTEFVLLGLSAHPKLEKTFFVLILLMYMVILLGNGVLILVTVSNSHLHTPMYFFLRNLSFLDICYTTSSVPLILNSFLTPRKTIPFSACAVQMFLSFAMGATECVLLSMMAFDRYVAICNPLRYPVIMSKAAYMPMAASSLAAGSTASMVQTSLAMRLPFCGDNIINHFTCEILAVLKLACADISVNVISMGVTNVIFLGVPVLFISFSYVFILATILRIPSAEGRKKAFSTCSAHLTVVVIFYGTILFMYGKPKSKDPLGADKQDIADKLISLFYGVVTPMLNPIIYSLRNKDVKAAVRNLVFQKCFPQ, encoded by the coding sequence ATGGGAAATGCCAACCAGACAGCCTCTGTGACAGAGTTTGTTCTCCTGGGCCTCTCTGCTCACCCAAAGCTGGAGAAAACGTTCTTCGTGCTCATCCTGCTGATGTACATGGTGATCCTGCTGGGCAACGGGGTCCTCATCCTGGTGACTGTGTCCAATTCTCACCTGCACACACCCATGTACTTCTTTCTGAGGAACCTCTCCTTCCTGGACATCTGCTACACAACCTCCTCAGTCCCCCTCATCCTTAACAGCTTCCTGACCCCCCGGAAAACCATCCCTTTCTCAGCCTGTGCAGTGCAGATGTTCCTCTCCTTTGCCATGGGAGCCACAGAGTGTGTGCTCCTGAGCATGATGGCATTTGATCGCTATGTGGCCATCTGCAACCCCCTTAGGTACCCTGTGATCATGAGCAAGGCTGCCTACATGCCCATGGCTGCCAGCTCCTTGGCAGCTGGAAGCACTGCCTCCATGGTGCAGACATCCCTTGCAATGAGGCTGCCCTTCTGTGGAGACAACATCATCAACCACTTCACCTGTGAGATTCTGGCTGTCCTGAAGTTGGCCTGTGCTGATATCTCTGTCAATGTGATCAGTATGGGAGTGACCAATGTGATCTTCCTGGGGGTCCCAGTTCTGTTCATCTCTTTCTCCTATGTCTTCATCCTTGCCACCATCCTGAGGATCCCCTCAGCAGAGGGGAGAAAAAAGGCCTTCTCCACCTGCTCTGCCCACCTCACAGTCGTGGTCATCTTCTATGGGACCATCCTCTTCATGTATGGGAAGCCCAAGTCTAAGGACCCGCTGGGGGCCGACAAGCAAGACATTGCAGACAAACTCATCTCCCTCTTCTACGGGGTGGTGACTCCCATGCTCAACCCCATCATCTACAGCCTGAGGAACAAGGATGTGAAGGCTGCTGTGAGGAACCTGGTATTTCAGAAATGCTTTCCCCAATGA